A single window of Syntrophus aciditrophicus SB DNA harbors:
- a CDS encoding DUF362 domain-containing protein has product MIRCPFRLMGHDRIKLKGDRIMAYVITDDCVACGSCQDVCPAGAISEGEDKYVIDPAVCTDCGTCAEQCPAEAIVPGEEK; this is encoded by the coding sequence ATGATTCGTTGCCCGTTTAGGTTGATGGGTCATGATAGAATTAAATTAAAAGGAGATAGAATTATGGCGTATGTAATTACTGATGATTGTGTGGCTTGTGGTTCCTGTCAGGATGTTTGCCCCGCAGGAGCAATCAGCGAGGGGGAAGACAAGTATGTAATCGATCCAGCCGTCTGCACCGACTGTGGAACCTGTGCCGAACAATGCCCGGCTGAAGCCATTGTGCCCGGCGAAGAGAAGTAG
- the ricT gene encoding PSP1 domain-containing protein — MHKNIIGVRFKKEGKIYSFDAGDLNLKIKDQIIVSTEDGLSMGTVITSITNQPEGNLPPNLKPVVRKVTEEDLLIQKNNKILEKGCFSFCAERIRIRNLPMKLIDVECLFDKSKIIFYFTAENRVDFREIVKDLAQKYKTKIELRQIGARQEARIIKGMGVCGREICCVNLLHNLDRVSVKMAKEQNMSLNPEKISGLCGRLMCCLAYEYDSYREQKKEKSVSGRKDKDGPPKPGDGEKTPLEPAAVEH, encoded by the coding sequence GTGCATAAAAATATTATCGGTGTCAGATTCAAGAAAGAAGGAAAGATTTACAGCTTCGATGCGGGAGATCTCAATCTCAAGATCAAAGACCAGATCATCGTTTCAACGGAAGATGGCCTGTCCATGGGAACTGTGATTACCAGCATTACAAACCAACCCGAAGGCAACCTGCCGCCCAATCTGAAGCCTGTGGTTCGCAAAGTAACGGAAGAAGACCTCCTCATACAGAAAAACAACAAGATCCTCGAAAAAGGCTGCTTCTCGTTCTGTGCGGAAAGAATCAGGATCCGGAATCTTCCGATGAAGCTGATCGATGTGGAGTGTCTTTTTGATAAAAGCAAAATCATTTTCTATTTCACGGCGGAAAACCGGGTGGACTTCAGGGAAATCGTCAAGGATCTGGCCCAGAAGTACAAGACAAAAATTGAACTGAGACAGATCGGAGCACGACAGGAGGCCCGGATTATCAAAGGAATGGGGGTCTGCGGCCGGGAAATCTGCTGTGTCAATCTACTTCATAACCTGGACCGGGTTTCTGTGAAAATGGCCAAGGAACAGAATATGTCGCTCAATCCTGAAAAGATTTCCGGGTTATGCGGTCGTCTCATGTGTTGTCTGGCCTATGAATACGATTCCTATCGCGAACAGAAAAAAGAAAAAAGCGTATCGGGCCGGAAAGATAAAGACGGCCCCCCCAAACCGGGAGATGGGGAAAAGACGCCTTTGGAACCGGCTGCTGTTGAACATTGA
- a CDS encoding Nif3-like dinuclear metal center hexameric protein, giving the protein MELERITDYIDSYLDIHSYHDDSANGLQVENTGNVKKIGLAVDACHESISRACRAGCDLLIVHHGLFWGSQQLIVDNHYQRIRALIMADLALYAAHIPLDAHPIIGHNRVIAEHLDLEDIEPFALHHGKHIGVKGRFRQSGSRAEAAIWIEKELGACRGLLEFGPETISTVAVVAGSATDIELFRELKRDGIDFFVTGEPKYAAYHMAKEFGLNIFYGGHYQTETFGIKALGEHLQRLFAIPVVFMDTPCIF; this is encoded by the coding sequence ATGGAACTTGAACGCATCACCGACTATATCGATTCCTACCTGGACATCCACTCCTACCATGACGATTCAGCAAATGGCCTGCAGGTTGAAAACACAGGAAATGTAAAAAAAATCGGCCTTGCCGTCGATGCCTGCCACGAATCTATCTCCAGGGCCTGCAGAGCGGGATGCGATCTGCTCATCGTGCATCACGGCCTGTTCTGGGGCAGCCAGCAACTTATTGTCGACAATCATTACCAGCGAATCCGGGCTCTTATCATGGCCGATCTGGCCCTGTATGCCGCCCATATCCCGCTGGATGCCCATCCGATAATCGGCCATAACCGGGTCATCGCAGAGCATCTTGACCTTGAAGACATCGAACCCTTTGCCCTGCATCATGGTAAACATATCGGTGTAAAGGGGCGGTTCAGGCAGTCCGGCTCACGCGCCGAAGCAGCGATCTGGATTGAAAAGGAACTGGGCGCCTGCAGGGGACTTCTGGAGTTCGGTCCGGAAACCATTTCTACGGTAGCCGTAGTTGCCGGCTCGGCAACCGATATTGAACTTTTCAGGGAATTGAAACGCGACGGAATTGATTTTTTTGTCACCGGCGAGCCCAAGTACGCCGCTTATCATATGGCTAAAGAGTTTGGTCTGAATATTTTTTACGGCGGCCATTACCAAACGGAAACGTTCGGTATCAAAGCATTAGGTGAGCATCTGCAGAGGCTGTTTGCAATCCCCGTTGTTTTCATGGATACACCCTGCATCTTCTGA
- the ispH gene encoding 4-hydroxy-3-methylbut-2-enyl diphosphate reductase, with the protein MSVFLAKTAGFCMGVKRAVDTVLDIARHKGSEKIYTYGPLIHNPQTVEFLRERGIIPIKDIEALSASDQNAAIVIRAHGISPSERKKIRNKGLRIIDATCPKVTHVQAIIRQHAAKDYNILIIGDGDHPEVNGLLGHAGGHGRVIGSLQNVEELPIMEKVCVVAQTTQNVEEYAAIVRRIRDRFPETVVFNTICDSTEQRQAEVRELAARMEAMVIVGGRNSANTRRLAALSSQQGTPTFHIETADELNDAKLAPYDRIGLSAGASTPNWIIDRVVDRIAEQQRKKKNKGKGLLKLWTLSVRTDLYSALGAACLSLTAMLLERVPVNILFLLITALYVHAMHTFNRFSNRKTCSIGSFREESYLKHENFYLSGALASMLLCLGLALSHGMRTFLLLFFISGLGILYNLPIFPAKWRYRSLKDLPGSKNISMAMAWATVVAILPGMERGLFVSPGIAIAFLFTMGIVFIRSSLSDILDIQRDRLIGKETIPVLIGREPTQVLLTILSIFIFFLLIAGASAKWTPSLSLVLPANLFYVWICFKLCDRRASFSGVVLEGLLETSYIIAGLSSLLWCALSR; encoded by the coding sequence ATGAGTGTCTTTCTCGCAAAGACGGCAGGGTTCTGCATGGGCGTCAAACGTGCCGTGGATACGGTTCTGGATATCGCCCGCCACAAGGGATCGGAAAAAATCTATACCTACGGTCCTCTGATTCACAATCCTCAAACTGTCGAATTCCTGAGGGAAAGAGGAATTATTCCCATTAAGGATATCGAGGCCCTTTCTGCATCGGATCAAAATGCGGCCATCGTCATCCGAGCTCATGGCATCTCGCCGAGCGAACGAAAGAAGATCCGGAATAAAGGGCTGCGGATCATCGACGCAACCTGTCCGAAAGTCACCCATGTCCAGGCGATTATCCGGCAGCATGCCGCAAAAGATTACAACATCCTGATCATCGGTGACGGCGACCACCCTGAAGTCAACGGCCTTCTCGGACATGCCGGCGGTCATGGCCGGGTCATCGGCAGCCTCCAGAACGTTGAAGAACTTCCGATTATGGAAAAGGTCTGCGTCGTTGCCCAGACCACTCAAAACGTTGAAGAATATGCTGCAATCGTCCGCCGGATCCGCGATCGATTTCCGGAAACCGTCGTGTTTAATACCATCTGTGATTCCACGGAACAGCGGCAGGCTGAAGTTCGCGAACTTGCCGCCAGAATGGAGGCCATGGTGATCGTGGGCGGCAGGAACAGCGCCAATACACGGCGTCTGGCCGCCCTGTCCTCTCAGCAGGGCACTCCGACCTTTCATATCGAGACAGCCGATGAACTTAACGACGCGAAACTGGCTCCCTATGACCGGATCGGACTTTCTGCCGGAGCCTCCACGCCCAACTGGATCATTGACCGGGTTGTCGACCGCATTGCGGAACAGCAGAGGAAAAAGAAAAATAAGGGGAAGGGACTGCTGAAGCTCTGGACCCTTTCAGTGAGGACCGATCTCTATTCCGCCCTTGGGGCGGCTTGTCTGTCCCTGACCGCCATGCTTCTGGAACGGGTCCCGGTGAATATCCTTTTCCTTCTGATCACCGCCCTATATGTCCATGCGATGCATACCTTCAACAGGTTTTCGAACCGAAAGACGTGCAGCATCGGTTCCTTCCGCGAAGAATCCTACCTGAAGCACGAGAATTTTTATCTTTCCGGAGCGCTTGCCTCCATGCTGCTCTGTCTTGGTCTTGCCCTGAGTCATGGGATGCGGACCTTTCTTCTGCTTTTTTTCATATCGGGGTTGGGCATTCTCTACAATCTGCCCATCTTTCCCGCAAAATGGAGATATCGCAGCTTAAAGGATCTGCCCGGATCAAAAAACATCTCCATGGCCATGGCGTGGGCCACTGTTGTTGCCATCCTGCCCGGCATGGAGCGGGGGTTGTTTGTTTCGCCGGGAATTGCCATCGCCTTTCTTTTCACCATGGGCATCGTGTTTATCCGTTCCTCTCTTTCGGATATTCTGGATATTCAGCGCGACAGGCTGATTGGCAAGGAAACGATTCCCGTGCTCATCGGCAGAGAACCAACACAGGTTCTCCTGACAATACTGTCCATTTTTATTTTTTTTCTACTGATAGCGGGTGCGTCCGCGAAATGGACTCCATCGCTTTCACTGGTCCTTCCGGCCAACTTATTTTATGTATGGATTTGTTTTAAACTTTGTGATAGAAGGGCGTCGTTTTCCGGGGTTGTTCTGGAGGGTCTTCTGGAAACCAGCTATATTATCGCCGGGTTGAGTTCACTGCTGTGGTGCGCCCTATCCCGTTAA
- the tmk gene encoding dTMP kinase: MAYFISFEGIEGCGKTTQLKLAAQYLRTLKIPVGTTEEPGGTPLGKKIRNILLNRGPFEICAEAETLLFVAARAQHVREVILPSLARGQWILCDRFSDATAVYQGCVRGIDEAWIRQLDSFATSFLKPNLTLLFDLPAETGLHRAMQRMTGIPENSREDRFEQEGLNFHEKIREGYLALARQESERFRIINAAADIPSIHREVCRHLDVLRQQPEAGLP; encoded by the coding sequence ATGGCATATTTTATTTCCTTCGAAGGCATTGAAGGGTGCGGGAAAACAACCCAGCTCAAACTGGCGGCGCAATATCTCAGGACGTTGAAAATTCCCGTTGGGACCACGGAAGAGCCAGGCGGCACACCGCTGGGCAAAAAGATTCGAAATATTCTTCTTAACCGGGGGCCCTTCGAGATCTGCGCTGAAGCGGAAACGCTGCTCTTCGTTGCCGCACGCGCTCAGCATGTCCGGGAGGTCATTCTGCCTTCCCTCGCCAGGGGCCAGTGGATCCTCTGTGACCGCTTTTCCGACGCCACTGCGGTTTATCAGGGTTGTGTCCGGGGCATTGATGAGGCATGGATTCGTCAACTGGATTCCTTTGCCACGTCTTTCCTCAAGCCAAATCTCACCCTCCTGTTTGATCTGCCGGCGGAAACGGGACTTCACCGGGCTATGCAGCGTATGACCGGCATTCCGGAAAACTCACGTGAAGATCGATTCGAGCAGGAAGGTCTGAACTTTCATGAGAAGATCCGCGAAGGCTATCTCGCTCTGGCACGACAGGAATCTGAGCGCTTTCGAATCATTAACGCGGCAGCGGACATTCCTTCGATCCACCGCGAGGTGTGCCGTCACCTCGATGTCCTGAGACAGCAACCCGAAGCCGGCTTACCATAG
- the holB gene encoding DNA polymerase III subunit delta': MSFKDILGHAKPIGILQNAIQHNRMAHAYLFHGMAGVGKLTLALNFAKALNCLQGASDACDCCISCIKTDHRNHPDIEMIEAEGQYIRIDAVKDLQERMKFKPMEGKKRVAILVDADRLNNAAANALLKTLEEPSPANILILVTDRPYQLPITILSRCQQIRFNPLAQEIVTTLLHERFSVENTQAGLLAAASGGSIGKALDLNREAYLTLKNEVLNFIAGISADSSLHRLTFLRFLSDDKRDIMDKLDILRTFFRDVLILRETGRAEGLMHQDRVDQITAFAGKRTTGDILTAIRAIDSAERRLIQNTNKSLTLEVMMFKLAL; encoded by the coding sequence ATGTCATTCAAGGACATCCTCGGTCACGCGAAACCCATAGGCATTCTTCAGAATGCCATACAACATAATCGTATGGCCCATGCCTATCTGTTCCATGGAATGGCAGGCGTAGGGAAACTCACCCTTGCCCTTAATTTTGCCAAAGCGCTGAACTGCCTGCAGGGGGCCTCCGATGCCTGTGACTGCTGCATTTCCTGCATAAAGACCGATCATCGCAATCACCCGGATATCGAAATGATTGAAGCTGAGGGTCAGTACATCCGGATCGATGCCGTAAAAGACCTTCAGGAGCGGATGAAATTCAAACCTATGGAGGGGAAGAAGCGCGTCGCCATCCTCGTGGACGCCGACCGCCTGAATAATGCCGCAGCCAACGCTCTGCTGAAAACCCTCGAGGAACCATCACCGGCCAATATACTGATTCTGGTAACCGACAGACCCTACCAGCTTCCCATAACGATTCTTTCACGATGTCAACAGATCCGCTTCAATCCTCTTGCTCAGGAAATAGTAACCACTCTGCTCCACGAGCGTTTTTCCGTCGAAAACACCCAGGCCGGACTTCTGGCTGCCGCCTCCGGGGGAAGCATAGGCAAAGCCCTGGATCTGAACCGCGAAGCTTATCTCACTTTAAAGAACGAAGTCCTGAACTTCATCGCCGGAATTTCTGCGGATTCATCCCTTCATCGATTAACTTTTCTTCGTTTTTTAAGCGACGACAAGAGAGACATTATGGACAAACTGGACATCCTGAGAACCTTTTTCCGTGATGTCCTGATCCTTAGGGAGACGGGAAGGGCAGAAGGACTCATGCACCAGGACCGTGTTGACCAGATTACCGCCTTTGCAGGGAAACGCACCACCGGGGACATCCTGACTGCCATCCGGGCCATTGATTCGGCGGAACGTCGGCTGATACAGAATACGAATAAATCGTTGACTTTAGAGGTCATGATGTTTAAACTCGCGCTCTGA
- a CDS encoding class 1 fructose-bisphosphatase, which produces MPIEFEQTFRNFLMEHQEKYNRTYHFLILMDSIITAAQRIELYYRTGALKGNLGMAGSINVQGESVMKMDDIANEIVLHYLAASNRVIQVVSEESDDIVDMNKDGGRYFVYFDPLDGSSNVAHGLPVGFLFGIAKRNLDGNMKGPEDFHLREGNDYIAAGMFVIPTGMFTLALRDAGCWRFHADETATYVKPMRMTLPDDPKKWELSFNSANTTVFSEKVQSWIQVNISKYKFRYIGALAGDFHRLLTNGGLFMYPAIVKHPDPKENRPQGKLRLLYEANVVAFMCREAGGDAIDETGTRIMEIKPAGHHQRTTLYVGSKPIIDELASLFKS; this is translated from the coding sequence ATGCCAATAGAGTTCGAACAGACATTTCGCAATTTTTTAATGGAGCATCAGGAAAAGTACAACCGCACCTACCACTTCCTGATTCTTATGGATTCCATCATCACAGCGGCCCAGCGCATTGAGCTGTATTATCGCACCGGCGCGCTCAAGGGAAATCTTGGCATGGCGGGCTCAATCAATGTACAGGGCGAAAGCGTCATGAAGATGGATGATATCGCCAATGAAATCGTACTCCACTATCTGGCGGCAAGCAATCGCGTAATTCAGGTTGTGAGCGAAGAAAGCGATGACATCGTCGATATGAACAAGGACGGCGGCCGCTACTTCGTATATTTCGATCCACTCGACGGATCCTCAAATGTTGCCCATGGCCTGCCGGTCGGGTTTCTGTTCGGCATTGCCAAGCGCAATCTGGACGGCAATATGAAGGGTCCTGAAGATTTTCATCTCCGCGAAGGCAACGATTATATCGCTGCGGGCATGTTTGTCATTCCGACGGGCATGTTCACGCTGGCTCTTCGCGATGCGGGCTGCTGGCGCTTCCATGCCGACGAAACGGCGACGTATGTCAAACCCATGCGCATGACCCTGCCCGACGATCCCAAAAAATGGGAATTATCATTCAATTCGGCCAATACGACCGTCTTCAGCGAAAAAGTCCAGAGTTGGATTCAGGTCAATATAAGTAAATACAAGTTTCGTTATATCGGAGCGCTTGCCGGTGACTTTCACCGGCTGCTCACAAATGGCGGCCTGTTCATGTATCCGGCAATCGTCAAGCATCCCGATCCAAAAGAAAACCGGCCCCAGGGAAAACTGCGGCTTCTGTATGAGGCAAATGTCGTGGCTTTTATGTGCCGGGAAGCCGGCGGCGACGCCATTGATGAAACCGGGACGCGCATTATGGAAATCAAACCGGCCGGTCATCACCAGCGCACGACGCTGTATGTGGGTTCCAAGCCCATCATCGATGAACTTGCCTCCCTGTTCAAGAGTTAG
- a CDS encoding HD domain-containing protein, whose translation MSIYKGSASTLLHSTGASNSMILKAIEFAVQAHAGQYRKITRIPYIFHPLQVADILTECRCNEEVITAGILHDTVEDAPVSLEEIRENFGNDVAALVEAASEPDKAVSWEERKHHTLSALKTAPMDVLLLSCADKLDNIRSIQKDSARLGELIWSQFNRGKEKQAWYYHNLASIFREKADGEPGNSLFESFSGDVHLVFPAREYAARQFV comes from the coding sequence ATGTCCATATACAAAGGCAGCGCTTCAACCCTCCTTCACTCAACCGGTGCAAGTAATTCCATGATTTTAAAGGCCATAGAATTTGCAGTTCAAGCCCATGCCGGGCAGTATCGAAAGATCACGAGAATTCCTTACATTTTTCATCCACTGCAGGTAGCGGATATTCTGACGGAGTGTCGCTGCAACGAGGAAGTCATAACGGCGGGCATACTGCATGATACGGTAGAGGATGCGCCTGTAAGCCTTGAAGAAATCAGGGAAAACTTTGGCAATGATGTGGCCGCGCTGGTTGAAGCCGCGTCAGAACCCGACAAGGCCGTTTCCTGGGAAGAACGAAAGCATCATACACTGAGCGCTTTGAAGACTGCGCCGATGGATGTCCTTCTGCTTTCCTGTGCGGATAAACTTGATAATATCAGGTCGATTCAGAAAGACTCCGCTCGCCTGGGTGAGTTGATCTGGTCACAATTTAACCGGGGTAAGGAAAAACAGGCATGGTATTATCACAACCTGGCCTCTATTTTCAGGGAGAAAGCGGATGGCGAGCCGGGGAATTCTCTGTTTGAAAGTTTCTCGGGAGATGTTCATCTTGTATTTCCGGCGCGGGAGTATGCAGCAAGGCAGTTTGTTTAA
- a CDS encoding class II fructose-bisphosphate aldolase — MMIYENVSAMKKGYKSILETADGQVNVLDEGALRKSLIDDLIYTMAFSPVQEVKDAASWLIRRSAVALGIVSSSIQSLYEAMGRKEVTGFTVPAINIRTMTYDVAQAIFRAALKNSVGPVIFEIARSEIGYTLQRPVEYTSAVTAAAIKTGYRGPIFLQGDHFQVNAKKFAGDPEKEVKGVKDLIWEAIEAGFYNIDIDTSTLVDLSKPTISEQQETNYALAAELTAVIRDLEPAGITISVGGEIGEVGGKNSTVEELQAYMDGYLDSLKKYGANLKGISKISVQTGTTHGGVPLADGSVAQVKLDFEVLEKLSEVARSRYGLSGAVQHGASTLPDEAFDRFPAIGTAEIHLATGFQNIIYDSAHFPADLRQRIYDYLQKELRDEKKEKDTEEQFIYKTRKKGFGPFKQELWNLPEETRKQISQELENQFAFLFRKLNVANTEAVVRRQIQIVDVPLQIPAALTE; from the coding sequence ATGATGATTTATGAGAACGTGAGCGCAATGAAAAAGGGATACAAGAGTATCCTCGAGACAGCTGATGGCCAGGTCAATGTGTTGGATGAGGGGGCATTGAGAAAATCTCTTATCGATGATCTGATTTACACGATGGCATTCAGTCCTGTTCAGGAAGTAAAAGATGCCGCATCATGGCTGATCAGGAGAAGTGCTGTGGCCCTTGGAATCGTATCTTCCTCCATCCAGTCCCTGTACGAAGCTATGGGACGAAAGGAAGTGACGGGTTTCACGGTTCCAGCCATCAATATCCGGACCATGACCTACGACGTGGCTCAGGCGATCTTCCGTGCAGCCCTGAAAAATTCCGTCGGGCCTGTTATTTTCGAAATCGCCCGTTCCGAGATCGGTTATACCTTGCAGCGGCCTGTTGAATACACGAGCGCGGTGACCGCGGCAGCCATTAAAACAGGATATCGCGGCCCCATCTTTCTCCAGGGGGATCATTTCCAGGTGAATGCCAAAAAATTTGCCGGAGACCCGGAAAAGGAAGTGAAGGGAGTCAAGGACCTGATCTGGGAGGCTATCGAGGCTGGTTTCTATAATATCGATATTGATACTTCCACCCTTGTCGATCTTTCAAAGCCTACCATCAGTGAACAACAGGAAACGAACTATGCTCTGGCAGCAGAACTGACCGCTGTGATACGCGACCTGGAACCCGCCGGCATTACTATTTCCGTAGGGGGAGAAATCGGTGAAGTAGGAGGTAAAAACAGTACCGTTGAGGAACTTCAGGCTTACATGGACGGCTACTTGGATTCCCTGAAAAAGTACGGGGCGAACCTGAAGGGAATCAGCAAAATCAGCGTTCAGACGGGAACGACACATGGCGGGGTTCCCCTGGCCGATGGCAGCGTGGCCCAGGTGAAACTGGATTTTGAAGTCCTGGAGAAGCTGTCCGAAGTCGCCCGCAGCCGCTATGGTCTTTCCGGCGCCGTTCAGCACGGCGCCTCCACATTGCCCGACGAGGCTTTTGATCGATTTCCGGCGATCGGCACGGCGGAAATTCATCTGGCCACCGGTTTTCAGAACATCATTTACGACAGCGCGCATTTTCCAGCTGACTTACGGCAGCGCATTTATGACTATCTTCAGAAAGAGTTGAGGGACGAGAAAAAGGAAAAGGACACGGAAGAACAGTTTATTTACAAAACACGCAAAAAGGGTTTTGGTCCATTCAAACAGGAACTCTGGAATCTTCCGGAGGAAACTCGCAAGCAGATCAGCCAGGAACTGGAAAACCAGTTCGCCTTTCTTTTCCGGAAATTGAATGTGGCGAATACCGAAGCCGTGGTTCGCCGACAAATTCAGATAGTGGATGTTCCTTTGCAGATTCCCGCGGCTTTGACGGAATAG
- a CDS encoding NifU family protein: MKDKVQEAIDQVRPGLQADGGDVELVDVTEDGVVKVRLVGACRGCAMSQMTLKMGIERFLKERIPEVKEVVAV, translated from the coding sequence ATGAAAGATAAGGTACAGGAAGCCATCGATCAGGTCCGGCCGGGCCTTCAGGCAGACGGCGGAGATGTGGAACTGGTTGACGTGACCGAGGATGGCGTGGTGAAGGTCCGACTTGTCGGTGCATGTCGTGGATGCGCCATGTCTCAGATGACATTGAAGATGGGGATCGAGCGTTTTCTGAAGGAAAGAATTCCTGAAGTCAAGGAAGTGGTTGCAGTCTGA
- the metG gene encoding methionine--tRNA ligase yields MEKTFYITTPIYYVNASPHIGHAYTTIVADVLARYHRLSGHRTFFLTGTDEHGDKIAEAAEKNGISPKAYADRISSQFRNLWPELSVSNDYFIRTTDANHIATVQAILSKVYEAGDIYFGHYEGFYCVGCERFYTEKELIDGKCPDHQMEPEFRKESNYFFKMSKYQDWLISHIKANPDFIRPERYRNEVLAFLREPLEDLCISRPKSRLAWGISLPFDANYVTYVWFDALINYITGLGYPDGENFHTFWPVAQHLIAKDILKPHGIYWPTMLKAAGIEPYRHLNVHGYWNVDQSKMSKSLGNVIRPLDLKDKYGLDAFRYYLLREMVFGLDSSFSEEGFVQRVNADLANDLGNLVSRVTAMAVKYCKGSVPAASSEADTILSSTAVRVIQEVEASFRELTFHKALMSIWDLINTANRYIVEKEPWNLAKDPANQGTLDDVIYSLLETLRIVSVLIAPFMPGSSVKIMTSLGIANPELQNFDMIRTWGGLAAGQTLERGEALFPRIDYKPDEGAAEIKATPPPPPIKPEVSYEDFEKIDLRVARILEAEAVPKSAKLLKLKIDIGEERTIIAGVAKDYTPDQLVGKSIVIVANLKPAKLMGIESRGMLLATDATAGGITVLAFDREPITGSKVR; encoded by the coding sequence ATGGAAAAAACGTTTTACATCACAACGCCAATCTATTATGTCAATGCTTCTCCGCATATCGGTCATGCCTATACCACCATCGTTGCCGATGTTCTGGCCCGTTATCACCGTCTTTCGGGACACCGGACGTTTTTCCTGACAGGCACGGATGAACACGGGGACAAAATCGCCGAGGCAGCGGAAAAAAACGGCATTTCTCCCAAAGCCTACGCGGACCGGATCAGCAGTCAGTTCAGAAATCTCTGGCCTGAACTTTCAGTCAGCAACGATTATTTTATTCGGACAACAGACGCCAATCACATTGCCACGGTTCAGGCGATTCTCTCCAAGGTTTACGAAGCCGGCGATATTTATTTCGGTCATTACGAAGGCTTTTACTGTGTCGGTTGTGAACGCTTCTATACCGAAAAGGAGCTCATTGACGGAAAATGTCCGGATCATCAGATGGAACCGGAATTTCGCAAGGAAAGCAATTATTTCTTCAAAATGAGCAAGTACCAGGACTGGCTGATTTCGCATATCAAAGCGAATCCCGATTTCATCCGGCCTGAACGTTACCGCAATGAAGTTCTCGCCTTCCTCAGGGAGCCTCTGGAAGATCTCTGTATTTCCCGGCCAAAATCCCGGCTCGCCTGGGGGATTTCCCTTCCCTTCGATGCAAATTATGTCACCTACGTCTGGTTTGACGCCCTGATCAACTATATCACCGGGCTCGGCTACCCTGACGGAGAGAATTTCCACACGTTCTGGCCGGTCGCACAACACCTGATCGCCAAGGACATCCTTAAGCCGCACGGCATTTACTGGCCCACGATGCTGAAGGCCGCCGGAATCGAGCCTTACAGACATCTCAATGTCCACGGCTACTGGAATGTCGACCAGAGCAAGATGTCCAAGAGCCTCGGAAATGTCATCCGGCCTCTTGATCTGAAGGACAAGTACGGACTGGATGCCTTCCGTTATTACCTCCTGCGGGAGATGGTCTTCGGCCTGGATTCCAGCTTCAGTGAAGAAGGATTTGTCCAGAGGGTCAATGCGGATCTGGCCAACGATCTGGGAAATCTTGTCAGCCGGGTAACGGCCATGGCTGTTAAATACTGCAAAGGAAGCGTTCCGGCGGCATCATCAGAGGCAGACACGATTCTTTCCAGTACGGCAGTCAGGGTGATTCAGGAAGTGGAGGCGTCGTTCCGGGAGCTGACTTTCCACAAGGCCCTGATGTCCATCTGGGATCTGATCAATACGGCAAACCGCTACATTGTGGAAAAGGAACCATGGAATCTGGCCAAGGATCCGGCAAATCAGGGCACACTCGATGACGTGATCTATTCACTGCTGGAGACATTGCGGATTGTTTCGGTTCTGATCGCCCCGTTCATGCCGGGATCTTCCGTGAAGATCATGACCTCACTGGGCATCGCCAATCCGGAGCTTCAAAATTTCGACATGATTCGCACCTGGGGAGGTCTTGCCGCCGGTCAAACCCTGGAACGCGGTGAAGCACTTTTCCCCCGGATTGATTACAAACCGGACGAGGGTGCCGCCGAGATCAAAGCCACTCCCCCTCCCCCGCCGATCAAGCCGGAAGTTTCCTATGAAGACTTTGAAAAGATTGATCTGCGGGTCGCCCGGATTCTCGAAGCCGAAGCCGTTCCGAAATCAGCCAAACTTCTGAAGCTCAAGATCGACATCGGAGAAGAAAGGACGATTATCGCCGGTGTCGCCAAAGACTATACGCCGGACCAGCTGGTGGGAAAATCCATTGTCATCGTGGCCAATCTCAAACCAGCCAAGCTGATGGGAATCGAATCCCGGGGCATGCTTCTCGCCACGGATGCAACAGCAGGCGGAATTACCGTGCTCGCCTTCGACAGGGAGCCGATAACGGGCTCGAAAGTCCGGTAA